A region from the Paenibacillus humicola genome encodes:
- a CDS encoding outer membrane lipoprotein-sorting protein has translation MRRRVGFIAAFLLLAAAVLAGCGTKDANSVVKDLDKTVNTMESYHGSGKMILHTGQQPLQYDVDVSYQKPNYYRIELTNAKKDITQIVLRNDEGVFVLTPRLNKVFRFQSDWPANQGQVYLYQTLVQSILLDNSRQFTTDKDAYVFDVMANYQNGSLARQKIWLNKADYAPKQVEVSDANAAVMVEVKFDKFEFDSKLDKSVFDTQRNMGGASDKPTIAEPDNSMNDSSDNGTANAPDNANANANANAADNSNDGSTNNMNADNSNANAQDDSNMSAPDNNADGNAPQSDDNTGADPDQSANGNANNSADDNSSQTSGDNNAQSDDNAQDTLAPAGGGQPDGTFTAMEPSYLPDGVSMKDYDDITFGGNPGIMFRYTGAYDYTLIETQPGDTAASLIPGTMVDLGFTMGSISGDDQKTLIWTYNGMEYRLTSGTLPEPEMVKVAQSVLDEMGK, from the coding sequence ATGCGTCGTCGAGTCGGTTTCATCGCGGCCTTCCTGCTGCTCGCAGCGGCGGTGCTCGCCGGGTGCGGGACCAAAGACGCGAATTCGGTCGTCAAAGATTTGGACAAAACGGTAAACACGATGGAAAGCTACCACGGCAGCGGCAAAATGATTTTGCACACCGGCCAGCAGCCGCTCCAGTACGATGTCGATGTCTCCTACCAAAAGCCGAACTATTACCGGATCGAGCTTACGAACGCCAAGAAGGACATTACGCAAATCGTGCTTCGCAACGATGAGGGCGTGTTCGTCCTGACGCCGCGCCTCAACAAGGTGTTCCGCTTCCAGAGCGACTGGCCGGCCAACCAGGGGCAGGTTTATTTGTACCAGACGCTCGTGCAGAGCATCCTGCTAGATAATTCCCGCCAGTTCACGACCGACAAGGACGCATACGTCTTCGACGTCATGGCCAACTACCAGAACGGCTCGCTCGCGCGGCAAAAGATTTGGCTGAACAAAGCCGACTACGCGCCGAAGCAGGTGGAAGTCAGCGACGCCAACGCCGCCGTCATGGTGGAGGTGAAATTCGACAAGTTCGAATTCGATTCCAAGCTGGATAAAAGCGTCTTCGACACGCAGCGCAACATGGGCGGAGCGAGCGACAAACCGACGATCGCCGAGCCGGATAACAGCATGAACGACTCGTCCGACAACGGGACGGCGAACGCGCCGGACAACGCCAACGCCAACGCCAACGCCAACGCGGCGGACAATTCGAATGACGGTTCGACGAATAACATGAATGCCGATAACTCAAACGCGAACGCGCAGGACGACTCGAATATGAGCGCGCCCGACAACAATGCCGACGGCAACGCGCCGCAGTCCGACGACAATACGGGAGCGGATCCGGACCAGTCGGCGAACGGCAACGCGAATAATTCGGCAGACGACAACAGCAGCCAGACAAGCGGCGACAATAACGCGCAGTCCGATGACAATGCCCAGGATACCCTTGCGCCGGCCGGCGGCGGACAGCCCGACGGCACGTTCACCGCGATGGAGCCGTCTTATCTGCCGGACGGCGTGTCGATGAAGGATTACGACGACATCACCTTTGGCGGCAATCCCGGCATCATGTTCCGTTATACAGGCGCTTACGATTACACGCTGATTGAAACGCAGCCCGGCGATACCGCCGCATCGCTTATACCGGGCACCATGGTCGATCTCGGCTTTACGATGGGCTCCATCAGCGGAGACGATCAGAAGACGCTCATTTGGACCTACAACGGGATGGAATACCGGCTGACGAGCGGTACGCTGCCGGAGCCCGAGATGGTGAAAGTCGCGCAGTCCGTACTCGACGAAATGGGCAAATAG
- the alr gene encoding alanine racemase, whose translation MNDYYRPTRAEISLDALRHNLLSFRKAIPQDMKLMASVKANAYGHGAVEIAREAAACGVDYLGVAFLDEALQLRRAGISAPILVLGYVPPEGLGIARDRNISISLFREDILQAAASLPSTGKRLKVHVKIDTGMGRLGLLPGEEAVRFIGRAAMEPNLEVEGLFTHYARADEGDKSYTRLQHERFASVVEEVKRAGMAVPIIHAANSAAGIDTPEWGGGMLRLGISMYGLYPSEEVNKRRIRLEPVLSLISEVVMTKRAPADWGISYGTRYVTQCEERIGTVPVGYADGFSRMLTGKAEALVRGRRVPVLGTICMDQCMIALDPAADAEFGEVEDGEQVVLIGSQGGETITADEVAAKLGTINYEVACMIAARVPRVYVRGGEIVSIVNGLGG comes from the coding sequence TTGAACGATTACTACCGTCCGACGCGGGCGGAAATTTCGCTCGACGCGCTGCGGCACAACTTGCTTTCGTTTCGCAAGGCGATTCCGCAGGACATGAAGCTGATGGCTTCCGTCAAGGCTAACGCCTATGGCCACGGAGCGGTGGAGATTGCCCGGGAGGCGGCCGCGTGCGGCGTCGATTATTTGGGTGTCGCCTTCCTGGACGAAGCGCTGCAGCTGCGGAGAGCAGGCATTTCGGCGCCGATCCTGGTGCTCGGCTATGTGCCTCCCGAAGGGCTCGGCATCGCCCGCGATCGGAATATATCGATATCGCTTTTCCGCGAGGACATTTTACAGGCGGCCGCATCGCTCCCGTCAACCGGCAAGCGGCTGAAGGTACATGTCAAAATCGATACCGGCATGGGCAGGCTCGGTTTGCTTCCCGGCGAGGAAGCGGTTCGTTTTATCGGCCGGGCGGCCATGGAGCCGAACCTCGAGGTCGAGGGGCTGTTTACGCACTACGCCCGGGCCGACGAAGGCGACAAAAGCTATACGCGGCTGCAGCACGAGCGCTTCGCCTCCGTCGTCGAGGAAGTGAAACGCGCCGGCATGGCCGTTCCCATCATTCACGCGGCCAACAGCGCCGCCGGCATCGACACGCCGGAATGGGGCGGGGGCATGCTGCGGCTCGGCATCAGCATGTACGGCTTGTATCCGTCCGAAGAGGTAAACAAGCGCCGCATCCGGCTCGAGCCCGTGCTTTCGCTGATCTCGGAAGTCGTGATGACGAAACGGGCGCCGGCGGACTGGGGCATCAGCTACGGGACGCGCTATGTGACGCAGTGCGAGGAGCGGATCGGTACCGTTCCCGTCGGCTATGCGGACGGCTTCAGCCGGATGCTGACGGGCAAAGCCGAGGCGCTCGTGCGCGGTCGCCGGGTGCCGGTGCTCGGCACGATCTGCATGGATCAGTGCATGATCGCGCTCGACCCGGCCGCGGATGCGGAATTCGGCGAAGTCGAAGACGGCGAGCAGGTCGTCCTGATCGGCTCGCAGGGCGGAGAGACGATCACCGCCGATGAAGTGGCGGCGAAGCTCGGCACGATTAACTACGAAGTGGCCTGCATGATTGCGGCGCGCGTTCCGCGCGTCTACGTGCGCGGCGGAGAAATCGTCTCGATCGTCAACGGGCTTGGCGGGTAA
- a CDS encoding CopG family ribbon-helix-helix protein has protein sequence MANMQNTKRIMISLPDHLLEEVDGIVAKENSNRSEFIRQAMKLYLVERKKRQIRESMQRGYLEMAKINLGMASEAFQAEEDADSTLGRLVSGV, from the coding sequence GTGGCCAATATGCAAAACACCAAGAGGATTATGATCAGTTTGCCGGATCATTTACTGGAGGAAGTCGACGGGATCGTCGCCAAAGAAAACTCGAACCGAAGCGAATTTATTCGACAAGCGATGAAATTGTACTTGGTCGAGCGCAAAAAACGTCAAATCCGCGAATCGATGCAGCGCGGATATTTGGAAATGGCAAAAATCAATTTGGGAATGGCATCGGAAGCTTTTCAAGCGGAGGAAGATGCCGACAGCACGCTCGGCCGACTCGTAAGCGGGGTGTAG
- a CDS encoding type II toxin-antitoxin system PemK/MazF family toxin has translation MIVKRGDVFFADLSPVVGSEQGGVRPVLVIQNDIGNRFSPTVIVAAITAQIQKAKLPTHVEIDAASHGFDRDSVLLLEQIRTIDKQRLTDKITHLDDEMMRKVDEALQISVGLIDF, from the coding sequence TTGATCGTAAAACGCGGCGATGTGTTTTTCGCGGATTTGTCTCCTGTCGTCGGTTCGGAGCAGGGAGGAGTCCGTCCCGTTCTCGTCATTCAGAACGACATCGGCAACCGGTTCAGTCCGACGGTGATTGTGGCCGCCATTACGGCGCAAATTCAGAAGGCCAAATTGCCGACGCATGTGGAAATCGATGCGGCTTCGCACGGCTTCGACCGAGATTCCGTGCTGCTGCTGGAGCAGATTCGGACAATCGACAAACAGCGGCTGACCGATAAAATCACGCACCTTGACGACGAAATGATGCGCAAGGTGGACGAAGCGCTGCAAATCAGCGTCGGTTTGATCGATTTTTAA